In Pseudophryne corroboree isolate aPseCor3 chromosome 3, aPseCor3.hap2, whole genome shotgun sequence, a genomic segment contains:
- the LOC135056597 gene encoding serine/arginine repetitive matrix protein 1-like has product MSKDKQTRSAPSPTPSDLSLHSNEEWEPTQEADTTGQACSDQPRSSRAHEKSKKKPSRKARSQPEEQSEEEASGEDAGPKKPRGPRYTEAENCTLVDCVDRSYDVLYGPRAQTTAARTKRSIWESIASQVTAISGNRRSTRNCLKRYSDCRRQTKKKMGIQRRHETATGGGPALNLKWLPWEDVIRRRMNPAMVEGVRGGVDSSRPAGFPEEEEPPRRRKKAGDKPSKRRSDDRPAQRTSPARRTSPAHGPSPVQQASAAARGPSPAPQASGARRSSPVRHSSSSRSLSPVHQTTSAHRLSPVRQTPSATTPQDGRQTSAPARRPSPDRRLSRSSGTVTEEPQDTTLVDPSPDLFESTGLTDETFLGFEDSRADVSSQTLEKSSETRTSGAPGAAASQDGEVVPRTSSGLASGIGSYFRPDLLLQESSEDDEVEVQEAPVTTSLPAQIQVVADIQEGQNPSTVQRVHTLASEIGTRQDTYTNVVGSRLDNIERTMEKMANSLLELQKTLSDSTATILQVRMQDHRESMTVLNILAESMTRLVDNTACLVASNQNMSESHRHSSSSQQVIATTLQMIYDKLPGTANQHAGDPPYPPSQATRTPRTLPQVPSQYRQSQMYQGYTGMYPTPQMPPPPATQSSAAWAQRTSQHTPQPPRTSTPYQGEEEDPDRLPP; this is encoded by the exons atgtcaaaggacaagcagacccgatccgccccttcccccaccccctcggatctatcccttcatagcaacgaggagtgggagccaacccaggaggcggatacgaccggccaggcatgtagtgaccagccgcggtcgtcaagggcccatgagaagtccaagaaaaagcctagtagaaag gcaagaagccagccagaggagcagtcggaggaggaagcctctggtgaagatgcaggaccgaaaaagccgcgtggacccagatatactgaggcggaaaactgtaccctagtggattgcgtcgacaggtcctacgacgttttgtatggaccaagggcacagacaacagcagctaggacaaagcgaagcatctgggaatccattgcgagtcaagtcactgcaatatctggaaaccgccggagcaccagaaattgcttgaagcggtacagtgattgccgcagacagaccaagaagaagatggggattcagcgccgacatgagacagctacgggaggtggcccggctctcaacctgaagtggctaccctgggaggatgttattagaaggcgcatgaaccctgccatggtcgaaggagttcgcggaggtgtggactctagccgtcctgctggctttcccgaggaggaagaaccgcccagaagacggaagaaggcgggagataagccgtccaaaaggaggtctgatg acaggcctgcccagaggacatcacctgcgcgcaggacatcgccagcgcacggaccatcacctgtgcagcaggcatcggcagcagcgcgcggaccatcacctgcgccgcaagcatcgggagcgcgcagatcgtcacctgtgcgccacagttcgtcatcgcgcagtttgtcacctgtgcaccagacgacgtcagcgcacagactatcac ctgtgcgccagacaccgtcggcgaccacaccacaagatgggcgccaaacatcagctcctgcgcgcaggccatcaccagatcgtcgtctctccaggagctctgggactgtgactgaagagcctcaagacacaacccttgtggacccatcacccgatctgtttgagtctacagggttaacagacgaaacttttcttgggtttgaggacagccgtgccgacgtatccagccagacccttgaaaagtcttccgaaacgaggacaagtggagctcctggagcagcggcatcacaggatggagaag tggtgccacggaccagcagcggactagcttcggggattggttcctacttcaggccggatctcctcctacaggagtcgtcagaggatgacgaggtggaagtgcaggaggctccagttactacatccctgc ctgcccaaatccaagttgtggcagacatccaggaagggcagaatccctcaactgttcagagggttcacaccctggcatcagagattgggacacgccaggatacatacacaaatgtcgtgggaagcagactggacaacattgagaggacaatggagaaaatggcaaacagtctgcttgaactgcaaaagactctttccgacagcacggccacaatactacaggtCAGAATGCAAGATCATAGGGAGAGTATGACCGTACTTAacattctggccgaatccatgaCCCGGCTCGTGGACAACACTGCATGTCTGGTAGCAAGCAATCAAAACATGTCGGAGAGTCATCGACactcctcatccagccaacaggtcatcgcaaccacactgcagatgatctatgataagctcccaggaacagctaatcaacacgctggtgatccaccatatccgccgtcgcaagccacaaggacgcctcgtacccttcctcaagtcccatcccagtacagacagtcacagatgtaccagggatatacagggatgtaccccaccccccagatgcctccaccaccggccacaCAATCTTCAGCAGCATGGGCACAGAGGACCAGTCAACatactccccagcctcccaggacatccacgccctatcagggggaagaagaggatccggacagacttccaccataa